One window of Chloroflexus aggregans DSM 9485 genomic DNA carries:
- a CDS encoding CpsD/CapB family tyrosine-protein kinase, with product MFKRQKKATTTTPTDLPLTIETANGALRRSFSGEQIGQLRRMITDLLVDQRLPTRIGFTAALRGEGVSFITLASAVTLAHDTGKQICAVELNWLAPGMLHNLNPPPPVSGKGRRREPAPPPPVPDLPGIAEVLRGQATIDEALLATNHTGLWLLPAGVVTLEQRPLLARSPELRTLLDRLGERFDHILLDLPAILQTSDTLALAALANAYALVVRHGVTPITEIRQALSDIEHVPVLGVILNQARIATPRWIHRLIPQE from the coding sequence ATGTTTAAGCGACAGAAAAAAGCGACGACCACTACGCCGACCGACCTCCCACTCACAATCGAGACGGCCAACGGCGCGTTGCGTCGCTCGTTTAGTGGCGAACAGATTGGTCAACTTCGCCGTATGATAACCGATTTGCTGGTTGATCAACGCTTACCAACGCGGATCGGCTTTACTGCAGCACTGCGTGGTGAGGGAGTCAGTTTTATTACGTTGGCAAGTGCAGTGACGCTGGCCCACGATACCGGTAAGCAAATTTGCGCCGTTGAGTTGAACTGGTTAGCACCGGGCATGCTACATAACCTCAATCCACCACCACCGGTTAGTGGCAAAGGGCGTCGCCGTGAACCGGCCCCACCACCACCGGTACCCGACCTACCCGGCATTGCCGAGGTTCTGCGTGGCCAGGCGACCATCGATGAGGCACTCCTGGCGACGAACCATACCGGTCTATGGCTCCTACCCGCCGGTGTCGTTACTCTCGAACAGCGACCATTGCTGGCCCGTAGTCCTGAACTGCGTACTCTCCTCGATCGGCTCGGTGAACGGTTTGACCATATTTTGCTCGATCTGCCGGCGATTCTCCAGACGAGTGATACACTGGCGTTGGCGGCACTCGCCAATGCGTATGCACTGGTAGTTCGCCATGGGGTTACCCCGATCACCGAAATCCGACAAGCGCTGAGCGACATCGAGCACGTACCGGTGCTTGGCGTGATCCTCAATCAGGCGCGGATTGCCACTCCTCGCTGGATTCACCGCCTGATTCCGCAGGAGTAG
- a CDS encoding O-antigen ligase family protein — MLDLLVLRYPDVMTVARRNERRWWLLFLAVCLLAGVVMFLLRRRMSPESVLSFLIFGGVLFATAVQPRFGVYAILGLTLFGDRSLHPWYPFTKNLSSRESIMFVSDSFSLSPQEITIVWTLVVWLVRAATERRLRIHFGPLFWPAAIFLVFNAIGLVYGLANGGNRVIALWEVRSIFYLPLMLLLAGNLIENRAQLNTLFWIATIALFAKGVAGVWYVHDVLKWDLEGVERIAEHAMSIHFNFFFVLLIAAWLYRDSAARRFSMMLMAPFVLFSLVANFRRAGFLTLGIAVGLIVLLLYIENRRLFYIIAPTGTIAMAAYLVVFWNNQGPLGILARAIRSVIGQPSARDAASNIYRDLENINIMFTIRQAPLTGIGFGNKFYIVVPMPDISVFEWWEYITHNSIMWVWMKIGVIGFYALILLLAITMLYGARMVRLMPRGQMRVFALTATLYIFTHFVYAYVDMSWENGSMVFVGTMMGVINALPQIAAGKPAPIWPWRVFTPPPNEPRT; from the coding sequence ATGCTTGATCTCCTGGTTCTGCGTTATCCTGATGTGATGACGGTCGCTCGGCGCAACGAACGGCGCTGGTGGCTCCTCTTTCTGGCGGTGTGTCTTCTCGCCGGCGTGGTGATGTTCTTGCTGCGCCGACGGATGAGTCCCGAGTCGGTGTTGTCGTTTTTGATCTTTGGCGGCGTCCTGTTCGCTACTGCCGTTCAACCACGGTTTGGCGTGTACGCTATTCTCGGTCTTACCCTTTTTGGCGACCGTTCATTGCATCCGTGGTACCCGTTTACCAAAAACTTATCGAGCCGCGAATCGATCATGTTCGTGTCCGACTCGTTTTCGCTCAGCCCGCAAGAGATCACGATTGTTTGGACGTTAGTGGTCTGGCTGGTGCGAGCAGCGACCGAGCGGCGCTTACGGATTCATTTTGGTCCACTCTTCTGGCCGGCGGCGATCTTTCTGGTCTTCAACGCGATTGGGCTTGTGTATGGGCTGGCTAACGGCGGCAATCGGGTTATTGCCCTTTGGGAAGTGCGCTCCATCTTCTATCTACCGTTAATGTTGTTGTTAGCCGGCAACTTGATCGAGAACCGCGCCCAACTGAATACACTGTTCTGGATTGCTACGATTGCTCTGTTTGCCAAAGGTGTAGCCGGGGTTTGGTATGTTCACGATGTGCTGAAGTGGGATTTGGAAGGTGTTGAACGGATCGCCGAGCACGCAATGTCGATCCATTTCAACTTCTTCTTTGTCTTGCTGATCGCTGCTTGGCTCTATCGCGATAGCGCGGCACGTCGTTTCTCGATGATGCTGATGGCGCCATTCGTCCTTTTCAGCTTGGTCGCCAACTTTCGTCGGGCCGGTTTTCTCACCCTCGGCATCGCGGTTGGCTTGATCGTTCTCTTGCTCTACATCGAAAATCGTCGCCTCTTCTATATTATTGCCCCGACCGGTACCATCGCAATGGCTGCGTATCTCGTGGTCTTCTGGAATAATCAGGGACCGCTTGGTATTTTAGCCCGCGCCATCCGGTCGGTGATCGGCCAGCCGAGCGCCCGTGATGCCGCGTCCAACATCTATCGCGATTTGGAGAATATCAATATTATGTTCACCATCCGCCAGGCCCCGCTCACCGGTATCGGGTTTGGTAACAAATTTTATATCGTGGTGCCGATGCCTGATATTAGTGTATTTGAATGGTGGGAGTACATTACGCACAACTCGATCATGTGGGTTTGGATGAAGATTGGCGTGATCGGGTTTTACGCGCTGATCCTGTTACTCGCGATCACGATGCTCTACGGCGCACGGATGGTACGACTGATGCCACGTGGTCAGATGCGGGTGTTTGCCCTTACTGCCACGCTGTACATCTTTACCCACTTCGTCTACGCCTATGTGGATATGTCGTGGGAAAACGGTAGTATGGTGTTTGTCGGTACAATGATGGGCGTGATTAATGCCTTACCACAAATTGCCGCCGGCAAACCGGCCCCGATCTGGCCATGGCGTGTGTTTACCCCGCCGCCCAACGAACCACGCACATAG
- a CDS encoding glycosyltransferase family 2 protein — MIALVWLVLTVVYWVAGIVLALIVGYLLLLTGAALFARRTTPLRAQPTTRFVIMIPAHNEERLLPDLLTNLNQLDYPRDLYSIHVVADNCTDRTAAVAMAHGAIAYERFDQTLRGKGYALEWLLQQIWARNEPHDAVVILDADSVVSPTFLRVMDARLARGERVIQAYYAVRQPEGAWSAGIRAVALIVLHYLRPLGRMVLGGSTGLKGNGMVFAADILRRYRWTASLTEDIEYHMTLILAGERAMFAPDAVVWAEMPDSLRAAQSQNERWERGRLEMVRRYVPQLLREGLRRRSFLLIDAAIEQLIPPFSVVTGMSILVALVAIVLREPAALALAGFIIGGQVVYVLSGLLLVRAPWSIYRSLLFTPFFLGWKLWLYIRLLLGVKPRDWIRTARNRAQRP, encoded by the coding sequence ATGATAGCGCTCGTCTGGTTGGTGCTGACGGTCGTGTACTGGGTTGCCGGCATTGTGCTGGCGTTGATCGTGGGCTATCTGCTGTTACTGACGGGAGCTGCGTTGTTTGCCCGCCGCACAACACCGCTGCGCGCGCAACCGACTACGCGCTTCGTGATTATGATTCCGGCGCATAATGAAGAGCGCCTGTTGCCCGATCTGCTAACCAATCTCAACCAACTCGATTATCCACGTGACCTGTACAGCATTCACGTTGTTGCCGACAACTGCACCGACCGCACGGCTGCTGTGGCGATGGCCCATGGTGCGATTGCCTATGAGCGATTTGACCAGACGCTGCGTGGGAAGGGATACGCGCTCGAATGGCTGTTACAGCAGATTTGGGCACGCAACGAACCGCACGACGCCGTTGTTATTCTTGATGCCGACTCGGTTGTCTCACCGACCTTTCTGCGCGTGATGGATGCTCGCCTTGCGCGGGGCGAGCGGGTGATACAGGCCTATTACGCGGTACGTCAGCCGGAAGGGGCGTGGAGTGCGGGGATACGGGCGGTGGCGTTGATCGTCCTTCACTACCTGCGTCCGCTAGGGCGCATGGTTTTGGGTGGTTCGACCGGTTTGAAGGGCAATGGCATGGTCTTTGCCGCCGATATTTTGCGGCGCTACCGCTGGACGGCATCACTCACCGAGGACATTGAATATCACATGACCCTGATTCTTGCCGGTGAGCGCGCAATGTTTGCACCTGATGCAGTGGTATGGGCCGAGATGCCCGATAGTCTCCGGGCGGCCCAGAGCCAAAATGAGCGATGGGAAAGGGGCCGGCTGGAGATGGTGCGTCGGTATGTACCGCAATTGCTGCGCGAGGGATTGCGCCGACGCAGCTTTTTGCTGATCGATGCAGCGATTGAGCAACTGATCCCGCCATTTTCGGTGGTCACCGGTATGAGTATTCTGGTGGCGTTGGTAGCGATCGTACTACGCGAACCGGCAGCACTGGCACTGGCCGGTTTCATCATTGGTGGGCAAGTAGTATATGTCCTCAGTGGGTTGCTGCTAGTACGTGCGCCGTGGTCGATCTACCGGTCGTTGTTGTTTACCCCCTTCTTTTTAGGGTGGAAGCTCTGGCTCTACATTCGCTTGTTACTCGGCGTTAAACCGCGCGATTGGATTCGCACGGCTCGTAATCGGGCGCAACGTCCATAG
- a CDS encoding glycosyltransferase family 4 protein has protein sequence MNHVLLTVSGVIPNNIEQQIAAGRRPRADYLELARHFGADLLDYRTARATSGIVGRLFERLGGPNLMLAWACFSRRHRYQAIFTDGEQVGLPLAALLKFFSPNRRPRHLMIVHILSVPKKMIFLDRFGVHSHIDRFIVYSTWQQRFITERWQVPKQRVPFTPFMVDDQFFHPRYAPPRPTNRPQICAVGLERRDYPTLLRAVTGLNADVVVAAASPWSKQRNSTQGQPIPPNVQVQKFSQYDLRQLYSDSRFLVMPLEPVEFQAGVTAILEAMAMERAVICTRTPGQTDVVVEGETGLYVPPRDPEALRSAIERLLADPDRAARMGRAGRRLIETTMNLDHYAVRLTDILYETISETGVDLPPLQPKERL, from the coding sequence GTGAATCACGTATTGCTCACCGTTTCAGGGGTGATCCCAAACAATATTGAACAACAGATTGCTGCCGGTCGTCGCCCACGTGCCGATTATCTTGAACTAGCCCGTCATTTCGGTGCCGATCTCCTCGATTACCGAACGGCACGGGCAACGAGTGGTATCGTCGGTCGGCTGTTCGAGCGGCTAGGTGGGCCAAATCTGATGTTGGCGTGGGCGTGTTTTAGCCGTCGCCATCGCTATCAAGCGATTTTCACCGACGGTGAGCAGGTGGGGTTGCCGCTCGCGGCATTGCTCAAGTTTTTCAGCCCCAATCGCCGTCCCCGCCACCTGATGATCGTGCATATTCTGTCGGTTCCCAAGAAAATGATCTTTCTTGATCGATTTGGCGTACATAGTCATATCGACCGCTTCATCGTCTATTCGACGTGGCAGCAGCGTTTTATCACCGAGCGCTGGCAGGTGCCGAAGCAACGGGTGCCGTTCACTCCGTTCATGGTTGACGATCAATTTTTTCATCCGCGTTATGCGCCGCCCCGTCCCACCAACCGTCCACAGATTTGTGCAGTTGGTCTCGAACGGCGCGACTACCCGACCCTGTTGCGCGCCGTGACCGGTCTCAACGCTGATGTGGTGGTGGCCGCCGCTAGCCCGTGGTCGAAGCAACGTAATAGTACGCAAGGCCAACCGATTCCGCCCAACGTGCAGGTGCAGAAGTTTAGCCAGTACGATTTGCGTCAACTCTACAGTGATAGCCGGTTTTTGGTCATGCCGCTCGAACCGGTTGAGTTCCAAGCCGGCGTGACGGCTATTCTTGAGGCAATGGCGATGGAGCGGGCGGTCATCTGTACGCGCACGCCCGGCCAAACCGATGTGGTGGTTGAGGGTGAAACCGGGTTGTACGTACCACCACGCGATCCAGAGGCTTTGCGATCTGCCATCGAACGGCTCTTAGCCGATCCAGACAGAGCGGCGCGGATGGGCCGGGCTGGTAGACGTCTGATCGAGACTACGATGAATCTTGATCATTACGCTGTGAGATTGACCGATATTCTCTACGAGACGATAAGTGAGACCGGGGTTGATCTGCCACCGTTGCAGCCAAAGGAGCGGTTATGA
- a CDS encoding glycosyltransferase family 4 protein translates to MSDRVAEAIVMNGTALYNIGFVLEQALGHVTHAKNLQTNVARDPDVRAHWALIPFETHGLAARIPLYKSNWTVRAGLRARRSLSRLTRHATIDALFFHTQVPAVLAADWMRRYPSVVSLDATPLQYDQLGAFYQHDPGPPWLERIKWQLNRRCFCLARHLVTWSQWAKEGLIEGYGVPADKITVIPPGVNVHEWQRPTPRAPHEGPVKLLFVGANLERKGGLLLLEAFRRLRPLVVELHLVTKDQVPDEPGVFVYHGMQPNSAPLKALYHQADIFVLPTFGDCLPMVLSEAAAAGLPAISTRVAAIPEIVRDNETGLLVPPGDVSALTEALRRLVLRPDERLRFGEQALSHVARMYDARHNAGRLLDVIKGEIELSRIRERIPA, encoded by the coding sequence GTGAGTGATCGCGTAGCTGAGGCAATCGTTATGAATGGGACAGCATTGTACAACATCGGTTTTGTGCTTGAACAAGCGCTTGGTCATGTGACGCACGCTAAAAACTTACAGACAAACGTCGCTCGTGATCCTGATGTGCGCGCCCATTGGGCGCTTATTCCTTTCGAGACGCATGGGCTTGCTGCGCGTATCCCGCTTTACAAGAGTAATTGGACGGTCCGGGCCGGATTGCGCGCACGGCGATCACTGAGCCGACTGACCAGGCACGCGACGATTGATGCCCTTTTCTTCCATACCCAGGTACCCGCCGTCTTGGCTGCCGATTGGATGCGCCGCTACCCAAGTGTTGTTTCGCTCGACGCCACGCCGTTGCAATACGATCAACTCGGTGCCTTCTACCAACACGACCCCGGCCCGCCGTGGCTGGAACGGATCAAGTGGCAGCTTAACCGGCGCTGTTTTTGCTTGGCTCGTCATCTGGTCACGTGGAGTCAGTGGGCGAAAGAGGGCTTGATCGAGGGGTATGGGGTGCCGGCAGATAAGATTACCGTCATTCCCCCCGGTGTGAATGTGCATGAGTGGCAGCGGCCCACGCCGCGTGCTCCGCATGAGGGGCCGGTGAAGCTTCTCTTTGTCGGTGCTAATCTCGAACGAAAGGGTGGTTTGTTGCTGTTGGAAGCGTTTCGCAGGCTGCGTCCGTTGGTGGTCGAGCTTCATCTCGTGACAAAAGATCAGGTGCCGGACGAGCCGGGGGTCTTTGTGTACCACGGTATGCAACCCAACAGTGCGCCACTTAAAGCACTCTACCATCAAGCTGATATCTTTGTTCTACCAACATTCGGTGATTGTTTACCAATGGTGCTGTCAGAAGCAGCGGCAGCCGGCTTACCGGCGATCAGTACGCGAGTTGCTGCCATCCCAGAGATCGTGCGTGATAATGAGACCGGCCTGCTTGTGCCACCCGGTGATGTGTCTGCGCTCACCGAGGCGTTACGCCGATTAGTGTTGCGGCCCGATGAGCGGTTACGGTTCGGCGAACAAGCGCTCTCCCATGTGGCACGTATGTACGATGCTCGTCATAATGCCGGTCGGTTATTAGATGTGATCAAAGGTGAAATTGAGCTGTCGCGTATCAGAGAGAGGATCCCGGCGTGA
- a CDS encoding NHL repeat-containing protein produces the protein MRLRLLIALLLTTLINACGTPPLPTPEPVALGPTAVILNEATTFSELNVRLRLPAGWQSRIESGMLRLAPNMTTLEADVINEPMILLDTTSLTTLTTQYGSSAANPETIFELASGAIQSAGYTIAPTKPIHLGNAHGVVADITGPTSTGRLLVLIDETRAVRILVQAANDQWVRSQALIDSILATIELLPVPSPTPTPTNLAAQPQIVRSGPPGFVMRIGGRSGPANSRFIAARGLAAAPDGTIYLAESGRGVWVFAPDGTLRQTFGADELLDAYDVALGPTGDIYVADYGRNAIVRFSSDGTFLSRWGGHGDAPDQFGLSAPQRIAVGNDGSVYALDTRPGADGLAASSIVRFSGEGRFLERIELPPDLAPADLVVDPGGVIYLAENFAGVIVKLAPDGTVIARLGDPADPTQFAGPVLDLDRAGYLYLATYTGIILRLAPDGTIVARGGSPATPGSLPNPGEISLPNGIVAAPGGVVWVSDNSGEYSAISAFRLQTDAAALATAMALTPTALTVVETAQQWAVAATASSFYAPDYDPDGVIGPPNVPGCQDSPDAWAPAIPGSRETLTVTFAEPMFASALTIYQNHQPGYITHVELIDEQGTVRTVYRADPTPAPECPFVTTITFEQTLTRIVKAQITLNQRDGSWSEIDAVALIGIP, from the coding sequence ATGCGTCTACGTTTGCTGATCGCCTTACTCCTTACGACACTGATCAACGCTTGTGGGACACCACCGCTTCCAACACCGGAACCGGTCGCGCTTGGTCCGACGGCAGTGATATTGAACGAAGCGACCACGTTTAGCGAATTGAACGTGCGGTTACGCTTACCTGCCGGCTGGCAGAGCCGCATCGAGAGTGGGATGTTGCGACTCGCTCCCAACATGACAACCCTCGAAGCCGATGTCATCAATGAGCCGATGATCCTCCTTGATACCACATCACTTACCACCTTGACCACGCAATACGGTTCGTCGGCCGCTAACCCGGAAACCATTTTCGAGCTGGCGAGTGGTGCGATCCAATCGGCCGGTTATACCATAGCACCTACCAAACCGATACACCTTGGCAACGCACATGGCGTAGTTGCCGACATTACCGGACCGACCAGTACCGGTCGATTACTCGTCCTCATTGACGAGACCCGTGCAGTACGCATTTTGGTACAGGCGGCAAACGACCAGTGGGTACGATCACAAGCGCTGATCGACAGCATACTGGCAACCATCGAACTGCTCCCCGTACCATCCCCTACACCTACCCCGACCAATCTTGCCGCCCAACCACAAATTGTGCGCTCTGGACCACCGGGCTTTGTGATGCGGATCGGTGGGCGGAGTGGCCCGGCCAACAGCCGCTTCATTGCCGCCCGCGGCTTAGCCGCCGCACCCGATGGGACGATCTACTTGGCCGAAAGCGGACGTGGGGTCTGGGTCTTTGCCCCCGACGGGACATTACGCCAGACGTTCGGCGCCGATGAGCTACTCGACGCCTACGACGTAGCCCTCGGCCCTACAGGCGACATCTACGTCGCCGATTATGGTCGTAACGCTATCGTCCGTTTTAGCAGCGATGGCACCTTCCTCAGTCGATGGGGCGGCCATGGCGACGCACCTGACCAATTTGGGCTTTCAGCACCCCAACGGATTGCAGTGGGGAATGACGGCAGTGTCTACGCGCTCGATACTCGTCCTGGTGCGGATGGGCTAGCCGCAAGTAGTATTGTGCGTTTCAGTGGTGAAGGGCGCTTCCTTGAACGGATCGAACTACCACCCGATTTAGCGCCGGCCGATTTAGTCGTCGACCCCGGTGGTGTCATCTATCTGGCCGAGAATTTTGCCGGCGTGATCGTTAAGCTTGCCCCCGACGGTACAGTTATCGCCCGCTTGGGCGATCCGGCCGATCCTACGCAATTCGCCGGACCGGTACTCGATCTTGATCGGGCCGGTTATCTCTATCTTGCCACCTATACCGGCATCATCTTACGACTGGCGCCCGACGGAACGATTGTCGCACGCGGGGGTAGTCCGGCTACCCCCGGCAGCCTGCCGAACCCCGGAGAGATCAGTCTGCCCAACGGAATTGTGGCTGCACCCGGTGGTGTTGTATGGGTGAGCGACAACAGTGGTGAGTACAGCGCAATCTCGGCATTTCGGCTCCAAACCGACGCCGCGGCCCTAGCCACGGCAATGGCACTCACGCCTACCGCCCTCACAGTGGTCGAAACAGCGCAGCAGTGGGCGGTTGCGGCTACCGCCAGCAGCTTCTACGCTCCCGACTACGATCCTGACGGCGTCATCGGCCCACCCAACGTACCTGGCTGCCAAGACAGTCCTGACGCTTGGGCGCCGGCCATCCCCGGCAGCCGTGAAACCCTCACCGTCACCTTTGCCGAGCCAATGTTTGCCAGTGCTCTGACCATTTATCAAAACCACCAACCCGGATACATCACGCATGTCGAACTTATTGATGAGCAGGGCACTGTGCGAACAGTCTACCGCGCCGACCCCACCCCTGCGCCAGAGTGTCCGTTTGTCACCACGATCACCTTCGAGCAAACACTCACACGTATTGTTAAGGCGCAAATCACGCTTAATCAGCGGGATGGCAGTTGGAGCGAGATCGATGCGGTGGCCTTAATCGGCATACCCTAA
- the gmd gene encoding GDP-mannose 4,6-dehydratase, whose protein sequence is MASRRALITGITGQDGSYLAEFLLAKGYEVIGMVRRSSTVNFERIKHIQDKLTLVTGDLLDEVSLIHVLREHRPHEVYNLAAQSFVQTSWPQPVFTGETTALGVTRLLDAVRIVDPEIRFYQASSSEMFGKVVEVPQKETTPFYPRSPYGVAKVYGHWITVNYRESYGMHATSGILFNHESPRRGLEFVTRKISHGVARIKLGLDKELRLGNLEARRDWGFAGDYVEAMWLMLQQDQPEDYVIATGETHSVREFCELAFGCVGLDYRDYVVIDQRFMRPAEVDLLIGDASKARQKLGWKPRTSFPELVQMMVEADLQLVKEQMR, encoded by the coding sequence ATGGCTTCTAGACGTGCCCTGATCACCGGCATTACCGGGCAAGATGGTAGCTATCTCGCCGAATTTTTGCTCGCCAAAGGGTATGAGGTGATCGGTATGGTGCGACGCTCGAGCACCGTTAATTTCGAGCGGATCAAACACATTCAAGATAAACTGACCCTTGTGACCGGCGATCTGCTCGATGAGGTGTCGCTGATCCACGTCTTGCGCGAGCATCGCCCGCACGAGGTCTACAATCTTGCCGCTCAATCCTTCGTGCAGACCTCGTGGCCCCAGCCGGTTTTTACCGGTGAAACGACAGCCTTGGGGGTGACCCGCCTGCTTGATGCAGTGCGGATTGTTGATCCCGAAATCCGGTTTTATCAGGCGTCGAGCAGTGAAATGTTTGGCAAAGTGGTGGAGGTGCCGCAGAAGGAGACAACACCGTTTTACCCGCGTAGCCCCTATGGGGTGGCAAAGGTGTATGGTCACTGGATTACCGTCAACTATCGCGAAAGTTATGGGATGCACGCAACCTCCGGCATCCTGTTTAATCACGAGAGCCCGCGACGTGGGCTTGAGTTTGTCACGCGCAAGATATCGCACGGTGTGGCGCGGATTAAACTTGGGCTTGATAAAGAACTGCGCTTGGGAAATCTGGAGGCCCGGCGTGATTGGGGTTTTGCCGGTGATTACGTTGAAGCGATGTGGCTGATGCTCCAACAAGATCAGCCCGAAGATTATGTGATCGCGACCGGCGAGACCCATTCGGTTCGTGAGTTTTGCGAGTTGGCGTTTGGGTGTGTCGGTCTTGACTATCGCGATTATGTCGTCATCGACCAGCGCTTTATGCGCCCAGCCGAGGTCGATCTGTTGATCGGTGACGCAAGTAAGGCGCGCCAAAAACTCGGTTGGAAACCTCGCACGTCGTTCCCTGAACTAGTGCAAATGATGGTCGAGGCTGACCTTCAATTAGTTAAGGAGCAGATGCGATGA
- the sucC gene encoding ADP-forming succinate--CoA ligase subunit beta — MKLHEYQARDLLARYGIPVTGGGVAVTPAEAHAIAEQIGGPVVVKAQVHVGGRGKAGGVKLAQTPAEAEQVAGQILGMNIKGLTVEKVLVAEAISYERELYLSAILDRGSKRITMIASAEGGVEIEEVAKTNPSAIVKIAAHPTMGLLDFQARELAFRIGLRDGKQARQFAQIAGALYRAFVESDASLAEINPLVIKNDGNLLALDSKVLLDESGLFRHPDLAALRDPSAEPEAERRAREADITFIKLDGNIGCMVNGAGLAMATMDVIKLSGGEPANFLDIGGGAGKEKVKAALQIILSDPNVKAVLFNIFGGITRVDEVARGILAALEEVPTDVPMVARLVGTNEEVGRALLAGSKLIPAATLAEGAQKAVAAARGELVS, encoded by the coding sequence ATGAAATTGCATGAATATCAAGCCCGCGATCTGTTGGCGCGCTACGGTATTCCGGTGACGGGTGGTGGAGTTGCCGTAACTCCGGCGGAAGCCCATGCTATTGCCGAGCAGATCGGTGGGCCGGTGGTGGTTAAAGCACAGGTACACGTAGGCGGTCGTGGCAAAGCTGGTGGTGTCAAATTAGCCCAAACGCCGGCGGAAGCCGAACAGGTGGCCGGTCAGATATTGGGGATGAATATCAAGGGGCTAACGGTCGAGAAGGTGTTGGTTGCCGAAGCGATTAGCTACGAGCGCGAGTTGTACCTTTCAGCCATCCTTGATCGTGGCAGCAAGCGAATTACAATGATTGCTTCTGCCGAGGGTGGGGTTGAGATCGAAGAGGTCGCCAAGACTAACCCCTCTGCAATCGTTAAGATTGCTGCCCACCCGACAATGGGTTTACTCGATTTTCAGGCTCGCGAGTTGGCGTTCCGCATCGGTTTACGCGATGGTAAACAGGCACGCCAGTTTGCCCAGATCGCCGGTGCCCTGTACCGCGCCTTCGTTGAGTCAGATGCATCATTGGCCGAGATTAACCCTCTCGTTATTAAGAACGATGGCAACCTGCTTGCCCTCGACTCCAAGGTACTACTCGATGAGAGCGGCTTGTTCCGCCATCCCGATCTCGCTGCCCTCCGCGATCCCTCTGCCGAGCCTGAAGCCGAACGGCGTGCGCGTGAGGCCGATATTACCTTTATCAAGCTCGACGGTAACATCGGCTGCATGGTTAATGGTGCCGGGCTGGCAATGGCAACGATGGACGTAATTAAGTTGTCGGGTGGTGAGCCGGCCAATTTTCTTGACATCGGAGGTGGTGCCGGCAAAGAGAAGGTGAAGGCGGCATTGCAGATTATTCTCTCCGACCCGAACGTCAAGGCCGTGTTGTTCAATATCTTTGGCGGTATTACGCGAGTCGATGAAGTGGCCCGTGGTATCCTTGCTGCCCTCGAAGAGGTGCCGACGGATGTGCCGATGGTGGCACGGCTTGTCGGTACCAATGAAGAGGTCGGTCGCGCCCTGCTGGCCGGTTCAAAGCTGATCCCGGCGGCAACGCTGGCCGAAGGCGCCCAGAAGGCGGTAGCAGCCGCCCGTGGCGAATTGGTGAGCTAA
- a CDS encoding DNA adenine methylase, whose translation MPARPFLKWAGGKSQLLPELARRIPDHFGRYHEPFVGGGAFFFYLWNHGHLRQGAILSDLNAELIDCYIAVRDEVETLIELLQRLRPYATDRDFFYEIRAWDRQPNFARRPRVERAARTIFLNRTCYNGLYRLNNKGQFNAPFGYYKNPQIVDSDNLREVSRALRAVELRVADFATVLDHAQPGDFIYFDPPYVPVSPTASFTGYTRRGFDEAEQRRLAQVFHQLAARNCYVMLSNSSTDLARQLYADAETVDVVLASRKINCDGTRRGFVEELIACSFSPAVAVHYALASD comes from the coding sequence GTGCCTGCGCGACCCTTTCTCAAGTGGGCTGGCGGCAAAAGCCAGCTTTTGCCCGAGCTTGCACGGCGGATTCCAGACCATTTTGGCCGCTACCATGAACCATTTGTGGGTGGTGGTGCGTTCTTCTTCTACCTATGGAACCATGGCCACTTGCGGCAAGGGGCGATCCTCAGCGATCTGAACGCAGAGCTGATCGATTGCTATATCGCCGTGCGTGATGAGGTGGAGACGCTGATCGAACTATTGCAGCGCTTACGCCCGTATGCCACCGACCGCGATTTCTTCTACGAGATCCGTGCTTGGGATCGCCAACCCAATTTCGCGCGTCGTCCCCGTGTCGAACGCGCGGCTCGTACCATCTTCCTCAACCGTACCTGTTACAACGGCCTGTACCGTCTCAACAACAAAGGCCAGTTCAACGCTCCCTTCGGCTACTACAAGAACCCGCAGATCGTCGATAGTGATAATCTGCGTGAAGTGAGTCGTGCGCTGCGTGCCGTCGAACTGCGTGTGGCTGATTTCGCGACGGTGCTCGATCATGCGCAGCCGGGAGATTTCATCTACTTCGACCCACCTTACGTCCCGGTTAGCCCGACGGCCTCCTTTACCGGCTATACCCGCCGTGGCTTTGATGAAGCCGAACAGCGTCGCTTGGCGCAGGTTTTTCATCAACTGGCCGCACGTAATTGCTACGTGATGCTGTCAAATTCGTCAACGGACTTGGCCCGCCAACTCTACGCCGATGCGGAAACGGTAGATGTCGTGTTGGCGAGTCGCAAAATCAATTGCGATGGAACGCGCCGTGGCTTCGTCGAAGAGTTGATCGCGTGTAGTTTTTCTCCTGCGGTGGCGGTTCATTATGCGCTGGCAAGTGATTGA